In Mytilus trossulus isolate FHL-02 chromosome 14, PNRI_Mtr1.1.1.hap1, whole genome shotgun sequence, a genomic segment contains:
- the LOC134696137 gene encoding paramyosin: MSSLYRDLDSDVSSSTRIVRHSYNVYRGSSPSSQNRLESRIRELEDSLDSEREMRLRYEKQSAELTFQLDQMADRLEDAMGTSTTVSEVSRKREAEVNKVRKDLELSCAQFEATEQNMRRRHQEALNDLTDQLEHMGKSKSRAEKEKNQLIIEIDSIQAMNDGLQKAKMSADSKIDALEGSNNRLKVAVDDLTRQLNDSNLSKARLTQENFDLQHQVQELDGANAGLAKAKAQLQILCDDLKRNLDDESRQRQNLQVQLAAIQSDYDNLNARYEEESENASSLRAQLSSLSATYAALKTKYDKELMAKQEELEEIRRRLSIKIQELEDTCEQLRTRCNTLEKTKNKLTIEIREITIELENTQIIVQDLTKRNRQLENENAALQKRCDDLSAENGQLRNDKANLETECSRLRVANAELAEKNANLERENAGLQNALREANNELKSANRMINELTALKAQLEAERDNLASALRDTEEALRDAEAKLAAAQAALNQLRSEMEQRLREKDEEIDSIRKSSARAIDELQRTLVEVETRYKTEISRIKKKYETDIRELEGALDNANRANAEYLKQIKSLQNRNRELELQLEEATRQLDDTRNQLSVSERKRITIQQELEDARSLLEHAERARKNAENELGEVTIRLTEIQLQVTALTNDKRRMEVDIAAMQSDLDDALNGQRAAEERADRLQAEVNRLADELRQEQDNYKNAESLRKQLEIEIREITVRLEEAEAFAQREGKRQIAKLQARIRDLENELEADQRRLRETAASARKFERQWKETVQASDEDRRQVAELTSITDQLTMKCKTYKRMIEEAEDVAGITMNKYRKAQSLIDEAEQRADMAEKNLQTVRRSRSMSVSREVTRVVRV; encoded by the exons tcCAGAATCCGGGAACTCGAAGATTCCTTAGATTCCGAGAGGGAAATGAGATTAAGG TATGAAAAACAAAGCGCGGAGCTGACCTTCCAGTTAGATCAAATGGCTGACAGACTCGAGGATGCCATGGGAACATCAACAACTGTA AGTGAAGTAAGCAGGAAGCGTGAAGCAGAGGTCAACAAAGTTCGCAAAGATTTGGAATTGAGCTGTGCTCAGTTCGAGGCTACAGAACAAAACATGAGGAGGAGACACCAGGAAGCCCTCAATGATCTGACCGACCAGTTGGAACATATGGGTAAATCTAAATCCAG agCTGAGAAGGAAAAGAATCAACTCATCATCGAGATTGACTCTATCCAAGCTATGAATGATGGTCTTCAAAAAGCCAAG ATGTCAGCTGATTCCAAAATCGATGCCCTTGAGGGATCAAACAACCGTCTCAAAGTTGCTGTTGATGACCTTACTCGCCAGTTGAACGACTCCAACCTCTCAAAGGCTCGTCTCACGCAAGAGAATTTCGATCTCCAACACCAGGTTCAGGAACTGGACGGTGCCAATGCCGGTCTCGCCAAAGCCAAGGCCCAACTTCAAATTTTGTGTGACGATTTGAAGAGGAACCTTGATGACGAGAGCAGG CAAAGACAAAACCTTCAAGTACAATTGGCAGCCATTCAGTCAGATTACGATAATTTGAACGCCCGTTATGAAGAAGAATCCGAAAACGCCTCCAGCCTCCGTGCCCAGCTCAGTTCACTCAGTGCCACATACGCAGCTCTGAAGACCAAATACGACAAAGAACTCATGGCCAAACAAGAAGAGCTCGAGGAGATTAG ACGCAGACTCAGTATCAAGATCCAGGAACTCGAGGATACATGTGAACAGCTCAGAACCAGATGCAACACTCTTGAAAAAACCAAGAACAAGCTCACTATTGAGATTAGAGAAATCACCATTGAACTCGAGAAC ACCCAAATCATTGTCCAAGACCTCACAAAGAGGAACAGACAACTTGAGAACGAGAATGCTGCCCTACAAAAGAGATGTGATGATCTCTCAGCCGAGAACGGTCAACTTAGAAACGATAAAGCCAACCTTGAAACCGAATGTTCAAGACTCAGGGTTGCCAACGCTGAACTCGCAGAAAAGAACGCCAACTTGGAGAGAGAGAATGCTGGACTCCAGAATGCCCTCAGAGAGGCCAACAATGAGTTGAAATCTGCCAACAGAATGATCAACGAACTGACAGCACTTAAAGCACAGTTGGAGGCTGAGCGTGACAACCTTGCAAGTGCTCTTCGTGACACTGAAGAGGCTCTCCGTGATGCTGAAGCCAAACTTGCCGCCGCCCAAGCTGCCCTCAACCAACTTAGATCCGAGATGGAACAAAGACTTCGCGAGAAGGACGAAGAAATTGACAGCATTAG GAAGAGCAGCGCACGTGCAATTGATGAGCTCCAGAGAACACTTGTTGAGGTAGAAACCAGATACAAGACTGAAATTTCAAGAATCAAGAAGAAGTACGAAACTGACATCCGGGAACTTGAAGGTGCATTAGACAACGCCAACCGCGCCAACGCCGAGTACTTGAAACAGATCAAGAGTCTTCAAAACAGAAACAGG GAATTGGAATTGCAATTGGAGGAAGCCACACGTCAATTGGATGACACTAGAAACCAACTGTCAGTTTCCGAAAGGAAGCGTATCACCATCCAACAAGAATTGGAAGATGCCAGGTCTCTATTGGAGCAT gCCGAGAGAGCCCGCAAGAATGCCGAAAACGAACTTGGAGAAGTAACAATCCGTCTTACCGAAATACAACTTCAAGTCACAGCCCTTACAAACGACAAACGCCGTATGGAAGTCGACATTGCCGCCATGCAGAGCGATTTGGATGATGCCCTCAACGGACAAAGAGCTGCCGAGGAACGTGCTGACCGTCTCCAAGCCGAGGTCAACAGACTTGCTGATGAGCTCAGACAGGAACAAGACAACTACAAAAATGCCGAATCACTCCGTAAACAACTTGAAATCGAGATTAGAGAAATCACTGTCAGACTTGAAGAGGCTGAGGCATTCGCTCAGAGAGAAGGAAAGAGACAGATTGCCAAACTCCAGGCTAGA ATCCGTGACTTGGAAAATGAATTGGAAGCCGACCAGAGACGTCTTAGAGAAACTGCCGCATCAGCCCGTAAATTCGAACGTCAATGGAAAGAAACCGTTCAAGCATCTGATGAAGACCGTCGCCAGGTTGCCGAGCTCACTAGCATCACCGATCAACTCACAATGAAATGCAAGACATACAAGAGAATGATCGAAGAGGCC GAAGACGTTGCAGGAATCACTATGAATAAATACCGCAAAGCCCAATCATTGATTGATGAAGCCGAACAGAGGGCAGATATGGCGGAAAAGAACTTGCAAACCGTCCGCAGATCACGATCTATGTCTGTCTCACGGGAAGTAACCAGAGTAGTCAGGGTCTAA
- the LOC134695835 gene encoding tubulin beta-4B chain-like produces the protein MREIVHLQAGQCGNQIGAKFWEVISDEHGIDPTGTYHGDSDLQLERINVYYNEATGGKYVPRAVLVDLEPGTMDSVRSGPFGQIFRPDNFVFGQSGAGNNWAKGHYTEGAELVDSVLDVVRKEAESCDCLQGFQLTHSLGGGTGSGMGTLLISKIREEYPDRIMNTFSVVPSPKVSDTVVEPYNATLSVHQLVENTDETYCIDNEALYDICFRTLKLTTPTYGDLNHLVSATMSGVTTCLRFPGQLNADLRKLAVNMVPFPRLHFFMPGFAPLTSRGSQQYRALTVPELTQQMFDAKNMMAACDPRHGRYLTVACMFRGRMSMKEVDEQMLNVQNKNSSYFVEWIPNNVKTAVCDIPPRGLKMSATFIGNSTAIQELFKRISEQFTAMFRRKAFLHWYTGEGMDEMEFTEAESNMNDLVSEYQQYQDATAEEEGEFEEEEGEEEA, from the exons ATGAGGGAAATAGTACATTTACAAGCCGGACAGTGCGGTAACCAAATTGGTGCCAAG ttttgGGAAGTCATTTCAGACGAGCACGGTATCGACCCCACCGGAACCTACCATGGAGATTCAGATTTACAATTAGAAAGAATCAACGTATACTACAATGAGGCTACAG GTGGTAAATATGTACCCAGAGCAGTCTTGGTCGATTTGGAGCCCGGAACTATGGACTCCGTCCGATCAGGACCTTTCGGTCAAATCTTCAGACCAGACAACTTTGTTTTCGGACAGAGTGGAGCtggaaacaactgggccaaaggACATTATACCGAGGGTGCTGAACTTGTAGACTCTGTTCTTGATGTAGTCAGGAAAGAGGCTGAAAGCTGTGATTGTCTTCAAGGATTCCAACTTACACACTCACTTGGAGGTGGAACCGGATCAGGAATGGGAACACTCCTCATCTCCAAAATCCGCGAAGAATACCCAGACCGAATCATGAACACATTCTCAGTAGTACCATCACCAAAA gTATCAGACACAGTCGTTGAACCATACAATGCCACACTCTCCGTACATCAGTTGGTAGAAAACACAGATGAAACATACTGCATCGACAATGAGGCTCTTTATGATATCTGCTTCAGAACCCTCAAACTTACAACACCAACATACGGTGACCTTAACCATCTTGTCTCTGCAACAATGTCCGGTGTCACCACATGTCTCCGATTTCCAGGTCAGTTGAACGCTGATCTCCGTAAATTGGCTGTTAACATGGTCCCCTTCCCACGTCTCCATTTCTTCATGCCAGGATTCGCTCCCCTGACATCACGTGGAAGCCAACAGTACAGAGCTTTAACTGTACCAGAACTTACCCAACAGATGTTCGATGCCAAGAACATGATGGCAGCTTGCGATCCCCGACACGGAAGATACCTCACAGTTGCTTGTATGTTCCGTGGACGTATGTCAATGAAGGAGGTTGATGAACAAATGTTGAACGTACAGAACAAGAACAGCAGCTACTTCGTTGAATGGATCCCCAACAACGTCAAGACAGCCGTCTGTGACATTCCACCACGTGGCCTTAAGATGTCCGCAACATTTATTGGAAACAGCACAGCCATCCAAGAACTCTTCAAGAGAATCTCAGAACAATTCACCGCTATGTTCAGGCGTAAGGCTTTCTTGCATTGGTACACTGGTGAGGGTATGGACGAGATGGAATTCACAGAAGCCGAATCCAACATGAACGATTTGGTCTCAGAATACCAACAATACCAGGATGCAACAGCCGAAGAGGAAGGAGAATTCGAAGAGGAAGAAGGAGAAGAGGAAGCTTAA